One window from the genome of Sphaerotilus microaerophilus encodes:
- a CDS encoding helix-turn-helix domain-containing protein yields the protein MTQPGKTHPTSAHGGSIPAYVLYGDDQPPGWMDMVQVERIPDRSSLYQYDIAPHIHDGLIQVLHVTEGGGEVFIDGQHWEIQPPALIVIPSRHVHGFHFRRSVDGPVVTAAQQPLESLCAVGAPSLLPFLRRPLVLHVPPQQRHGQALTPLFEAIARETHLHTPGEVAAGSALLMALFVQIARLAHLLMADPADPATARGERPRKAVQVERFRVLLDQHFRERWPVERYAEELGISAGQLSRLCRDQLGQSALDVVNARVLHEAQRELVYSILGVKQIAGLLGFADEAYFGRFFKKHTGRTPGEFRAAAKDRLSPEDVGPAFS from the coding sequence ATGACCCAACCCGGAAAAACCCACCCCACCAGCGCCCATGGCGGTTCGATCCCCGCCTACGTGCTCTATGGCGACGACCAGCCGCCGGGCTGGATGGACATGGTCCAGGTCGAGCGCATCCCGGACCGTTCGTCGCTCTACCAGTACGACATCGCGCCGCACATCCACGACGGGCTGATCCAGGTGCTGCATGTCACCGAGGGCGGCGGGGAGGTCTTCATCGACGGCCAGCACTGGGAGATCCAGCCGCCGGCGCTGATCGTCATTCCCTCGCGGCATGTGCACGGCTTCCACTTCCGCCGCAGCGTCGACGGCCCGGTGGTCACCGCGGCTCAGCAGCCGCTGGAGTCGCTGTGTGCCGTGGGGGCGCCCAGCCTGCTGCCCTTCCTGCGCCGCCCGCTGGTGCTGCATGTACCGCCGCAGCAACGGCACGGCCAGGCGTTGACACCGCTGTTCGAGGCCATCGCCCGCGAGACCCACCTGCACACCCCCGGCGAGGTGGCCGCCGGTTCGGCGCTGCTGATGGCGCTGTTCGTGCAGATCGCCCGGCTCGCCCACCTGCTGATGGCCGATCCGGCCGACCCGGCCACCGCCCGGGGGGAGCGCCCGCGCAAGGCGGTACAGGTGGAGCGGTTTCGGGTTCTGCTCGACCAGCACTTCCGCGAACGCTGGCCGGTGGAGCGCTACGCCGAGGAGCTGGGCATCTCCGCCGGCCAGCTGAGCCGGCTGTGCCGGGACCAGCTCGGCCAGTCCGCCCTGGACGTGGTGAACGCCCGGGTGCTGCACGAGGCGCAGCGCGAACTCGTCTACTCGATCCTCGGCGTCAAGCAGATCGCCGGGCTGCTCGGCTTTGCCGACGAGGCCTACTTCGGCCGCTTCTTCAAGAAGCATACCGGCCGCACGCCGGGTGAATTCCGCGCCGCGGCGAAGGACCGGCTCTCACCGGAGGACGTCGGCCCGGCTTTCAGCTGA
- a CDS encoding aminotransferase class V-fold PLP-dependent enzyme has translation MRDLFLLDPDLVFLNHGSFGACPREVWEAQQRWQLEMERNPVAFLGRRSAELLAQARAALGQYLGAKGEDLVFVPNATTGVNIVARSFALQPGDEVLTTDLEYGACDATWQRLCDQAGAMYRQVEIPLPYEREQVVERLMAAVTPRTRLIYLSHLTSTTALILPVAEVCAAARVRGIPTLVDGAHAPGQIDLDLDAIGADFYVGNCHKWLCAPKGAGFLHARPERQPMLDAPVTSWGYAEGTGGHSGFDAYLGRSLFERRLQWQGTRDLAAWLAVPAAIDFQARHDWPAVRARCHALAREALTALTERFGLPPIASDADWAQMVAIPVPPQDPQALRQRLFERDGIEVPVTSHHDQVFVRLSVQGYNTAGDVDRLVQALVRDVA, from the coding sequence ATGCGCGATCTCTTCCTGCTCGACCCCGACCTCGTCTTCCTCAACCACGGCTCCTTCGGCGCCTGCCCGCGCGAGGTGTGGGAGGCGCAGCAGCGCTGGCAGCTGGAGATGGAGCGCAACCCGGTGGCCTTCCTCGGTCGACGCTCGGCCGAGCTGCTGGCGCAGGCGCGTGCGGCGCTGGGCCAATACCTGGGCGCAAAGGGCGAAGACCTGGTCTTCGTCCCCAACGCCACCACCGGCGTCAACATCGTCGCGCGCTCCTTTGCACTGCAGCCAGGCGACGAGGTGCTGACCACCGACCTGGAGTACGGCGCCTGCGACGCCACCTGGCAGCGCCTGTGCGACCAGGCCGGCGCGATGTACCGCCAGGTCGAGATCCCGCTGCCCTACGAGCGCGAGCAGGTGGTCGAGCGCCTGATGGCCGCGGTCACGCCGCGCACCCGGCTGATCTACCTCAGCCACCTCACCAGCACCACCGCGCTGATCCTGCCGGTGGCTGAGGTCTGTGCCGCCGCCCGCGTGCGCGGGATCCCCACGCTGGTCGACGGCGCCCATGCGCCGGGGCAGATCGACCTGGACCTGGACGCCATCGGCGCGGATTTCTACGTCGGCAACTGCCACAAGTGGCTCTGCGCGCCCAAGGGCGCCGGCTTCCTGCACGCCCGCCCAGAGCGCCAGCCGATGCTGGACGCGCCGGTCACCAGCTGGGGCTATGCCGAGGGCACCGGCGGGCATTCCGGCTTCGACGCCTACCTGGGCCGCAGCCTGTTCGAGCGCCGCCTGCAGTGGCAAGGCACCCGCGACCTGGCCGCCTGGCTGGCGGTGCCCGCGGCGATCGACTTCCAGGCCCGCCACGACTGGCCGGCCGTTCGCGCGCGTTGCCACGCCCTGGCCCGCGAGGCGCTGACGGCGCTGACCGAGCGCTTCGGCCTGCCGCCCATCGCCAGTGACGCCGACTGGGCGCAGATGGTCGCGATCCCCGTACCGCCGCAGGACCCGCAGGCGCTGCGTCAACGCCTGTTCGAGCGCGATGGCATCGAGGTGCCCGTCACCTCCCACCACGACCAGGTGTTCGTGCGTCTGTCGGTGCAGGGCTACAACACGGCGGGCGACGTCGATCGCCTGGTGCAGGCGTTGGTGCGCGACGTCGCCTGA
- a CDS encoding SDR family NAD(P)-dependent oxidoreductase → MSDPTLSAAQYRSWLGLAGRTVVVTGAASGIGLAIATELAAAGARVALLDRQADALAEVAERLAATGAPVLAQACDIADEAAVLAAAAAVRRTLGPVWGLVNNAGLLRPGALEDVSLADWNQVLAINLTGGLLCARAFGADMLAAGRGAIVHIASVSGLHPQTRSGAYSPSKAGVLLLNRQLAAEWGPRGVRSNAVCPGMIRTALSAKFYEQPGFEAARAAVTASRRVGEPIDIAEPTLFLLSDRAAYVNGTELVVDGGLDCMLMDMVPRPGFNQTATAASQA, encoded by the coding sequence ATGTCTGACCCGACGCTGTCGGCCGCCCAGTACCGCAGCTGGCTGGGACTGGCCGGCCGCACCGTGGTGGTCACCGGCGCGGCCAGCGGCATCGGCCTGGCGATTGCCACGGAGCTGGCCGCCGCGGGCGCCCGGGTTGCGCTGCTCGACCGCCAAGCCGACGCGCTGGCCGAAGTGGCCGAGCGCCTCGCCGCCACCGGCGCGCCCGTGCTGGCGCAGGCCTGCGACATCGCCGACGAGGCGGCGGTGCTGGCCGCGGCGGCGGCGGTGCGCCGCACGCTCGGCCCGGTCTGGGGCCTGGTCAACAACGCTGGCCTGCTGCGCCCGGGCGCGCTGGAGGATGTCTCGCTGGCCGACTGGAACCAGGTGCTGGCGATCAACCTGACCGGCGGGCTGCTCTGCGCGCGGGCCTTCGGCGCGGACATGCTGGCCGCCGGGCGCGGCGCGATCGTGCACATCGCCTCCGTCTCCGGCCTGCACCCGCAGACGCGCAGCGGCGCCTACAGCCCGAGCAAGGCCGGCGTGCTGCTGCTCAACCGCCAGCTCGCGGCCGAGTGGGGCCCGCGCGGCGTGCGCAGCAACGCGGTCTGCCCCGGAATGATCCGCACCGCGCTGTCGGCAAAGTTCTACGAGCAGCCCGGCTTCGAGGCCGCGCGCGCCGCCGTCACCGCCAGCCGGCGCGTGGGCGAGCCGATCGACATCGCCGAGCCGACGCTCTTTTTGCTCAGCGACCGCGCCGCCTACGTCAACGGCACCGAGCTGGTGGTCGACGGCGGGCTGGACTGCATGTTGATGGACATGGTGCCGCGCCCCGGGTTCAACCAGACCGCCACAGCCGCCTCCCAGGCCTGA
- a CDS encoding NIPSNAP family protein: MPEFLEVFDRLAMPILLSTLGAPLGFWVSQVGPQNQFVHLWGYDSLADYEARCLARDSHPDFPAYLGASGHLITAQETRLIRRVALPSIQGWT, from the coding sequence ATGCCGGAGTTCCTGGAGGTCTTCGACCGCCTGGCCATGCCCATCCTGCTGAGCACGCTGGGCGCGCCGCTGGGGTTCTGGGTCAGCCAGGTCGGGCCGCAGAACCAGTTCGTGCACCTCTGGGGCTACGACAGCCTGGCCGACTACGAGGCGCGCTGCCTGGCGCGCGACAGCCACCCCGACTTCCCGGCCTACCTGGGCGCCTCGGGCCACCTCATCACGGCGCAGGAAACGCGGCTGATCCGCCGCGTCGCACTGCCGAGCATCCAGGGCTGGACATGA
- a CDS encoding SDR family oxidoreductase — MGQAVLCCGEAGARTAGGRTVSTNPSMTRTPLTEPVYQDAATKAAREALVPLGRIGTPADVAQAVCYLADASYVTGQSLVVDGGVADHMLTMIPGRPGK; from the coding sequence GTGGGCCAAGCAGTGCTTTGCTGCGGCGAAGCGGGTGCTCGAACCGCAGGGGGCCGAACCGTGAGCACGAACCCCAGCATGACCCGCACCCCGCTGACCGAACCCGTTTACCAGGACGCCGCCACCAAGGCCGCCCGCGAGGCCCTCGTCCCGCTCGGCCGCATCGGCACCCCCGCCGACGTCGCCCAGGCCGTCTGCTACCTCGCCGACGCCTCCTACGTCACCGGCCAGAGCCTGGTGGTCGACGGCGGGGTAGCGGACCACATGCTGACGATGATTCCGGGGCGGCCGGGGAAGTGA
- a CDS encoding FAD-dependent oxidoreductase, translating into MSAAAAASSPSADFPARLEALPDGAAFDVVVLGAGGAGMSAAVFAAIAGARVLLVESTEYVGGTTAYSAGTTWVPGTHLAPQVNPQDNLGEARRFLDAAVGDRSDPAVREALLMHGPEAVATIEKHSHLQYRIRPFHPDYLSELEGSTLCGRALEPLPFDGRRLGEHFALVRPPIPEFLVLGGMMVDRDDIPHLLGWSKSFKSAAYVTRLMLRHLSDRLRHPRGTRLLMGNALIGRLLLSIKERGVTLLMQTQASALERDPASGAVTGLTLTQGGQTKRIAVKGGVILGTGGFNRHPKRRTEQFGPALPATWCPGAPGHTGAAHDLAEAVGAVYGDGGMSPAFWAPVSLRQRPDGSTASFPHFVFDRAKPGTITVDGEGRRYLNESTSYHLYGLAMQAHQFRDGKPGIPSFLITDAEGLRKYGLGMVRPKGMGLAAALADGYVTAAGSIAELAGKLGLPVQNLTATIERFNRHWPDGIDPDFGRGSTAYQRANGDATWTGPNPSLGPVAKAPFYAVRLYPGDIGAARGLKTDAAARSLDAAGRVIPGLYAVGNDMQSAMGGVYPAPGITIGPGLVFAFIAARDAVARARG; encoded by the coding sequence ATGTCCGCAGCTGCCGCCGCATCCTCCCCCTCCGCCGACTTCCCCGCCCGCCTGGAGGCCCTGCCCGATGGGGCCGCGTTCGACGTTGTGGTGCTCGGCGCCGGGGGCGCCGGGATGTCCGCCGCGGTCTTCGCCGCCATCGCCGGGGCCCGCGTGCTGCTGGTCGAGTCCACCGAGTACGTGGGCGGCACCACGGCCTATTCGGCCGGCACCACCTGGGTGCCGGGCACGCACCTGGCGCCGCAGGTCAACCCGCAGGACAACCTGGGCGAGGCGCGCCGCTTCCTGGACGCCGCGGTGGGCGATCGCTCCGACCCCGCCGTGCGCGAGGCCCTGCTGATGCACGGCCCGGAGGCGGTGGCGACGATCGAGAAGCACTCGCACCTGCAGTACCGCATCCGGCCCTTCCACCCTGACTACCTCTCCGAGCTGGAGGGCTCGACGCTCTGTGGCCGGGCGCTGGAGCCGCTGCCCTTCGACGGCCGGCGGCTGGGCGAGCACTTCGCGCTGGTGCGACCGCCGATCCCGGAGTTCCTGGTGCTCGGCGGGATGATGGTGGACCGCGACGACATCCCGCACCTGCTGGGCTGGAGCAAGTCGTTCAAGTCGGCGGCCTACGTCACCCGGCTGATGCTGCGGCACCTCAGCGACCGCCTGCGCCACCCGCGCGGCACGCGGCTGCTGATGGGCAACGCACTGATCGGCCGGCTGCTGCTGTCGATCAAGGAGCGCGGCGTGACGCTGCTGATGCAGACCCAGGCCAGCGCGCTGGAGCGCGATCCGGCCAGCGGCGCGGTCACGGGGCTGACGCTGACGCAAGGCGGCCAGACGAAGCGCATCGCCGTGAAGGGCGGCGTGATCCTGGGCACCGGCGGCTTCAACCGCCACCCGAAGCGCCGCACCGAGCAGTTCGGCCCCGCGCTGCCGGCCACCTGGTGCCCGGGCGCGCCCGGGCACACCGGCGCCGCGCACGACTTGGCCGAGGCGGTGGGCGCGGTCTATGGCGACGGCGGCATGAGCCCGGCCTTCTGGGCGCCGGTGTCGCTGCGCCAGCGGCCGGACGGCAGCACCGCGTCTTTCCCGCACTTCGTGTTCGACCGCGCCAAGCCCGGCACGATCACGGTGGACGGCGAGGGCCGCCGTTACCTGAACGAGTCCACCTCGTACCACCTCTACGGGCTGGCGATGCAGGCGCATCAATTCCGCGACGGCAAGCCCGGTATACCGTCCTTCCTGATCACCGACGCCGAGGGCCTGCGCAAGTACGGCCTGGGCATGGTGCGGCCCAAGGGCATGGGGCTGGCGGCGGCGCTGGCCGATGGCTACGTCACCGCGGCCGGCTCGATCGCCGAGCTGGCCGGCAAGCTCGGCCTGCCGGTGCAGAACCTGACCGCGACGATCGAGCGCTTCAACCGCCACTGGCCCGACGGCATCGACCCCGACTTCGGCCGCGGCAGCACCGCCTACCAGCGCGCCAACGGCGACGCCACCTGGACGGGGCCCAACCCCAGCCTCGGCCCGGTGGCCAAGGCGCCGTTCTATGCGGTGCGGCTCTACCCCGGCGACATCGGCGCCGCGCGCGGCCTGAAGACCGACGCCGCCGCCCGCAGCCTGGACGCCGCCGGCCGAGTCATCCCCGGCCTCTACGCGGTAGGCAACGACATGCAGTCCGCGATGGGCGGCGTCTACCCGGCGCCGGGCATCACCATCGGGCCAGGGCTGGTGTTCGCCTTCATTGCGGCGCGCGACGCGGTGGCGCGGGCGAGGGGTTGA
- a CDS encoding helix-turn-helix domain-containing protein, which produces MSSALDNFLDEVGVRAEFEVRAVKEVIAWQIQQAMTERSISKARMAAQMGTSRAQLDRLLDPGRDVTLSTLARAARVVGRTLRVELQ; this is translated from the coding sequence TTGAGCTCGGCGCTGGACAACTTCCTCGACGAAGTGGGCGTGCGTGCCGAGTTCGAGGTGCGGGCGGTGAAGGAGGTGATCGCCTGGCAGATCCAGCAGGCGATGACGGAGCGCTCGATCTCCAAGGCCCGCATGGCCGCCCAGATGGGCACGAGCCGCGCACAGCTCGACCGGCTGCTGGACCCGGGCCGCGATGTCACGCTCTCGACGCTGGCGCGGGCGGCCCGCGTCGTGGGGCGGACGCTACGGGTCGAGTTGCAGTGA
- a CDS encoding FAD-dependent oxidoreductase has translation MERIETDLLVIGSGCGGLSTAVTARKAGLDVIVAEKEPVFGGTTAFSGGVLWIPGNRHGRAHNPGDSREAAKQYLRNECGAGFDEAAVDSFLDAAPAAVEWFERETEVKFVPTLYPDYHPTVPGGVDIGRSILAAPYDIRGLGADMARLRPPLQTITFIGMMFNSSNADLKHFFNATKSLTSFVYVAKRLATHIKELLRYGKGIQVTSGNALAARLAKSALAAGVPIWTEAPAVKLVQQAGRVVGAVIRRDGKEVEVRARHGVVLACGGFPHDAKRIARAYPHLRSGGEHLSPVPSGNTGDGIALAESVGGQFDLRFPSASAWMPVSKVLNADGSTGVFPHLLDRYKPGIIGVTRQGRRFCNESESYHDVGAAMIEACRGEAETAAWLVCDAAALAKYGLGYVKPAPVPHGRFLRNGYLKKGATLAELAQACGIDAAGLERTVREYNVGAEQGQDPAFGRGSTSFNRYLADPAQRPNPCVAPLAQGPYYAVKLIMGDLGTFDGLRTTPLGEVLSTQGAAIPGLYAVGNDRASLMGGNYPGAGITLGPNLVFGWLLGRHLAGLAGKAGTDVQDAATQEQRRAA, from the coding sequence ATGGAACGCATCGAAACCGACCTGCTGGTCATCGGCTCGGGCTGCGGCGGCCTGTCCACCGCGGTCACCGCCCGCAAGGCGGGGCTGGACGTGATCGTCGCCGAAAAGGAGCCGGTCTTCGGCGGCACCACCGCCTTCTCCGGCGGCGTGCTTTGGATCCCCGGCAACCGCCACGGCCGCGCCCACAACCCGGGCGACAGCCGCGAGGCGGCCAAACAGTACCTGCGCAACGAGTGCGGCGCGGGCTTCGACGAGGCGGCGGTGGACAGCTTCCTGGACGCGGCACCGGCCGCGGTGGAGTGGTTCGAGCGCGAGACCGAGGTGAAGTTCGTCCCCACCCTCTACCCCGACTACCACCCGACGGTGCCGGGCGGCGTGGACATCGGCCGCTCGATCCTGGCCGCGCCCTATGACATCCGCGGCCTGGGCGCCGACATGGCGCGGCTGCGCCCGCCGCTGCAGACCATCACCTTCATCGGGATGATGTTCAACTCGTCCAACGCGGACCTGAAGCACTTCTTCAACGCCACGAAGTCGCTGACCTCCTTCGTCTACGTCGCCAAGCGGCTGGCCACGCACATCAAGGAGCTGCTCCGCTACGGCAAGGGCATCCAGGTCACCAGCGGCAACGCGCTGGCCGCCCGGCTGGCCAAGTCGGCGCTGGCCGCTGGCGTGCCGATCTGGACCGAGGCGCCGGCCGTGAAGCTGGTGCAGCAGGCCGGGCGGGTCGTGGGTGCGGTCATCCGCCGCGACGGCAAGGAGGTCGAGGTGCGCGCCCGCCACGGCGTGGTGCTGGCCTGCGGCGGCTTTCCGCACGACGCGAAGCGCATCGCCCGGGCCTACCCGCACCTGAGGAGCGGCGGCGAGCACCTCTCGCCGGTGCCCAGCGGCAACACCGGCGATGGCATTGCGCTGGCGGAGAGCGTGGGCGGTCAGTTCGACCTGCGCTTCCCCTCGGCCTCGGCCTGGATGCCGGTGTCGAAGGTCTTGAACGCGGACGGCAGCACGGGCGTCTTCCCGCACCTGCTGGACCGCTACAAGCCCGGCATCATCGGCGTGACCCGCCAGGGGCGGCGCTTCTGCAACGAGTCCGAGTCGTATCACGACGTGGGCGCCGCGATGATCGAGGCCTGCCGGGGCGAGGCCGAGACCGCCGCCTGGCTGGTCTGCGACGCCGCGGCGCTGGCCAAGTACGGCCTGGGCTACGTCAAGCCGGCGCCGGTGCCGCACGGGCGCTTCCTGCGCAACGGCTACCTGAAGAAGGGCGCCACGCTGGCCGAGCTGGCGCAGGCCTGCGGCATCGATGCGGCGGGGCTGGAGCGCACGGTGCGCGAGTACAACGTCGGCGCTGAGCAGGGCCAGGACCCGGCCTTCGGCCGCGGCAGCACCAGCTTCAACCGCTACTTGGCCGACCCGGCGCAGCGGCCCAACCCCTGCGTGGCGCCGCTGGCCCAGGGGCCGTACTACGCGGTCAAGCTGATCATGGGCGACCTGGGCACCTTCGACGGCCTGCGCACCACGCCCTTGGGCGAGGTGCTGTCCACCCAGGGCGCGGCGATCCCCGGCCTGTACGCCGTGGGCAACGACCGCGCCAGCCTGATGGGCGGCAACTACCCCGGCGCTGGCATCACGCTGGGGCCGAACCTGGTGTTCGGCTGGCTGCTGGGGCGCCACCTTGCCGGGTTGGCCGGGAAGGCCGGAACGGATGTCCAGGACGCCGCCACACAGGAGCAGCGCCGTGCAGCCTGA
- a CDS encoding sugar phosphate isomerase/epimerase family protein translates to MTPTPATPRRMYSLAQLIALPYTPPQMVQLAANTGCHACGIRIRPSSPGGPFHALETDAALRRETLARIAHTGVKVLDVEIIRITPDFDLANCRAFLEVCAELGARHVLTAGIDENEARLTAHYAALCDLAAPYGLSLDLEFMPWTAVKSVGDAARIVTAVSKPNAAVLVDALHWARSASTLDGVAALPRSALNYAQICDGRVPGPTTVEGLIHDARCERMQPGEGGIPLRELFARLPADLPVSIEVPDDKRAPAMGYEAWAKQCFAAAKRVLEPQGAEP, encoded by the coding sequence ATGACGCCCACCCCCGCCACCCCCCGCCGCATGTACTCGCTGGCGCAGCTGATCGCGCTGCCCTACACCCCGCCGCAGATGGTGCAGCTCGCCGCCAACACCGGCTGCCACGCCTGCGGCATCCGCATCCGCCCCAGCTCGCCCGGCGGCCCCTTCCACGCGCTGGAGACCGACGCCGCGCTGCGCCGCGAGACGCTCGCGCGCATCGCACACACCGGCGTGAAGGTGCTGGACGTGGAGATCATCCGCATCACACCGGACTTCGACCTGGCCAACTGCCGCGCCTTTCTGGAGGTCTGCGCCGAGCTGGGCGCCCGCCACGTGCTGACCGCCGGCATCGACGAGAACGAGGCCCGGCTGACGGCTCACTACGCCGCACTCTGCGACCTGGCCGCGCCCTACGGCCTGTCGCTGGACCTGGAATTCATGCCCTGGACGGCGGTGAAATCCGTCGGCGACGCCGCCCGCATCGTCACCGCGGTCAGCAAGCCCAACGCCGCCGTGCTGGTCGACGCCCTGCACTGGGCCCGCTCCGCCAGCACGCTCGACGGCGTGGCCGCCCTGCCCCGCAGCGCGCTGAACTACGCCCAGATCTGCGACGGCCGCGTGCCCGGGCCGACCACCGTCGAAGGCCTGATCCACGACGCCCGCTGCGAGCGCATGCAGCCGGGCGAAGGTGGCATCCCGCTGCGCGAGCTCTTTGCCCGTCTGCCCGCCGACCTGCCGGTGAGCATTGAGGTGCCGGACGACAAGCGCGCACCAGCGATGGGTTACGAAGCGTGGGCCAAGCAGTGCTTTGCTGCGGCGAAGCGGGTGCTCGAACCGCAGGGGGCCGAACCGTGA
- a CDS encoding FAD-dependent oxidoreductase: protein MSSAAPAPASFDCDLLVLGSGAGALSAAVTAAHLGLKVIVAEKEPVFGGTTAWSGGWMWIPRNPLAVAAGIAEPIEEPRRYLQGIVGRHLDAQRAEAFLTYAPQMVQFHLDHTALRFIDGNAIPDFHGRAEAARTGGRSVCAAPFDGARLGTDLKRLRPPAPLLSFLGMSIGSDLRHFLRAGRAWDSFFYAARRTSRHLLELALHGQGRMRLGGNALAAALLKSALDAGVSLRERHAAIGLIEEGEGSSGRIVGARLRTPQGEVTLRARCGVVCACGGFPHDDARKAALFPHAPHGYEHRSAAVPSNTGDGLRLAEAAGARVATDLADAGAWCPVSVVPNAPGGLGNFPHLAERGKPGLIAVDRAGRRFVDEAGNYHSFMRALFARCAQDFPGQPVEAWLVVDHRFLRRWGLGAVRPFPLPYGAHLKSGYLKRGATLAELAAACGIDAAGLQRTVAEHNADAREGRDRAFDRGGIPYDRMQGDAEHPGPNPCVAPIEQGPFYAVKVVPGSLGTFAGLAVNAHGQVLRADGSPNPAPIPGLYAAGNDMASVMGGHYPSGGITLGPGMTFGWILAHHASGRPLPLPEPPTLPVPPVSTVAPVSTPSPQDLRA, encoded by the coding sequence TTGTCTTCCGCCGCACCGGCCCCGGCCTCTTTCGACTGCGACCTGCTGGTGCTCGGCTCCGGCGCCGGGGCGCTGAGCGCCGCGGTCACCGCCGCGCACCTGGGGCTGAAGGTGATCGTGGCCGAGAAGGAGCCTGTCTTCGGCGGCACCACCGCCTGGTCCGGCGGCTGGATGTGGATCCCGCGCAACCCGCTGGCGGTGGCCGCCGGCATCGCCGAGCCCATCGAGGAGCCCCGCCGCTACCTGCAGGGCATCGTCGGCCGGCACCTGGATGCGCAGCGCGCCGAGGCCTTCCTGACCTACGCGCCGCAGATGGTCCAGTTCCACCTCGACCACACTGCGCTGCGTTTCATCGACGGCAACGCCATCCCCGATTTCCACGGCCGTGCCGAGGCCGCGCGCACGGGCGGGCGCTCGGTCTGCGCCGCGCCCTTCGACGGCGCTCGGCTGGGCACCGACCTGAAGCGCCTGCGCCCGCCCGCACCGCTGCTGAGCTTCCTGGGCATGAGCATCGGCAGCGACCTGCGCCACTTCCTGCGCGCCGGCCGCGCCTGGGATTCCTTCTTCTACGCCGCCAGGCGCACCAGTCGACACCTGTTGGAACTCGCGCTGCACGGCCAGGGGCGGATGCGTTTGGGCGGCAACGCGCTGGCCGCCGCGCTGCTCAAGTCGGCGCTGGACGCGGGCGTGTCCCTGCGCGAGCGGCACGCGGCCATCGGCCTGATCGAGGAAGGCGAAGGGAGCAGCGGCCGCATCGTCGGTGCCCGGCTGCGCACGCCGCAGGGCGAGGTCACCCTGCGCGCCCGCTGCGGCGTGGTGTGTGCCTGCGGCGGCTTTCCGCACGACGACGCGCGCAAGGCCGCCCTCTTCCCGCACGCGCCCCATGGCTACGAGCACCGCTCCGCCGCCGTCCCCAGCAACACCGGCGACGGCCTGCGCCTGGCCGAGGCGGCCGGCGCGCGCGTCGCCACCGACCTGGCCGACGCGGGCGCCTGGTGCCCGGTGTCCGTGGTCCCCAATGCCCCAGGCGGGCTGGGCAATTTCCCCCACCTGGCCGAGCGCGGCAAGCCCGGCCTGATCGCGGTGGACCGCGCGGGCCGGCGCTTCGTCGACGAGGCGGGCAACTACCACTCCTTCATGCGCGCCCTGTTCGCCCGCTGCGCCCAGGACTTCCCGGGTCAACCGGTGGAAGCCTGGCTGGTGGTGGACCACCGCTTCCTGCGCCGCTGGGGGCTGGGCGCGGTGCGGCCCTTCCCGCTGCCCTACGGCGCGCACCTGAAGAGCGGCTACCTGAAGCGCGGCGCCACGCTGGCCGAGCTCGCCGCCGCCTGTGGCATCGACGCCGCCGGCCTGCAGCGCACCGTCGCCGAACACAACGCCGACGCCCGCGAGGGCCGCGACCGCGCCTTCGACCGCGGCGGCATCCCCTACGACCGCATGCAGGGCGACGCGGAGCACCCCGGCCCCAACCCCTGCGTCGCACCGATCGAGCAGGGCCCCTTCTACGCGGTGAAGGTCGTACCCGGCAGCCTGGGCACCTTCGCCGGCCTGGCGGTCAACGCCCACGGCCAGGTGCTGCGCGCCGACGGCTCGCCCAACCCTGCCCCGATCCCGGGCCTCTATGCCGCCGGCAACGACATGGCCAGCGTGATGGGCGGCCACTACCCCAGCGGCGGCATCACCCTCGGCCCCGGCATGACCTTCGGCTGGATCCTCGCCCACCACGCCTCCGGCCGGCCGCTGCCCCTGCCCGAGCCGCCCACGCTGCCTGTTCCACCGGTTTCCACGGTTGCCCCGGTTTCCACCCCCTCGCCCCAGGACCTCCGCGCATGA
- a CDS encoding type II toxin-antitoxin system VapC family toxin → MLVDTDVLIWHLRGYPQATRRLDQLPNLTISAVTYLELLQGMRNKAELVAVQKMLQRRQTVTLPITEAITRHATELMEAMTLSHGLQMGDALIAATALEHGLPVLTGNVKHFAAVPALQIEGFVP, encoded by the coding sequence ATGCTGGTCGACACCGACGTGCTGATCTGGCACCTGCGCGGCTATCCCCAGGCCACGCGGCGGTTGGACCAACTCCCCAACCTGACGATCTCGGCTGTCACCTACCTCGAACTGCTGCAGGGCATGCGCAACAAGGCCGAACTGGTTGCCGTGCAGAAAATGCTGCAGCGGCGACAGACCGTCACCCTGCCGATCACCGAAGCCATCACCCGCCACGCCACCGAGTTGATGGAGGCCATGACCCTGAGCCACGGCCTGCAGATGGGGGATGCGCTCATCGCGGCCACGGCGTTGGAGCATGGACTGCCGGTGCTCACAGGCAACGTCAAACACTTCGCGGCCGTGCCGGCGCTGCAGATCGAGGGATTTGTACCTTGA